TTTATACAGTATATTCTTAATTTCATCTGCAGAACGTCTGATGTTTTTTGGTACAGAATCGTCATTAGTAATTCGATCAACAACTTCCATGCATTGTTTTATTATATTTTCTGAATCAACCGGCATTTTCATCCTCTCCTAAATTTGATAAAATGTGTATGAAATATTACAATCATTTTAAGAAAACTAGCGCTTCTTTTAAGTGTGTATATTACTTATATTGTATGAAACATTTTCGGTGATGCAATTGGCTAACAATGAAGAAGATATCAAACTGGAAAAAATAAGTAAATTTTTAGAACAGGGCGGAACCATGCTGGCACAGCATTGTGAATGTGGGGTCCCTCTTTTCAGGTTTAAAGGCAAAGTTATATGCCCGATCTGTGATTCTAATTCAAATAAAGATGAAAAGAAACAAAAAGAAATCGAAATACTAAAAGAATCTACAATAGAACAGTCTCATCCTCAAATATCAATCCCGCCTGTCAATGAAATTCCAATAACTTCCCAAATAACTCCCAATATTCATTCCAACGCATCTACGGGGATCCAACCAGATGCAATGTCATCAGAAACCTCTGAATTTATTAAAAAAACCCTTATTAATAAAATTGTTCAATTAAGTCTTGACCTCCAGCGCGAAACAGACCTTAGCAGAATAAAACAGCAAATAGAAGCTATTGAATCAGGTACCAAAGCTTTGGATAATTTGAAATAAAATCATCCTTTATACTGGCTGCCTACAACTTCTCTGATACGCTGGGCAGTCTTGGGCCCTATTGAATCTACTTCCAGCAATTGTTCATGATCAGCTTTCATGATCGCTTCAACGCATCCAAAATGACGCAGCAATTTTCGTGCCGCGACTGGTCCGATATTTGATATGGACGAAATAATATACTCCTGCTGTTCCTTTAAGGTCTGGGCTGTCTTTCTGCCATGTAGGCTGATTGAGCGATTATTTTCTTCCTGTTCCCGCTTAACCATTACATAGAGAAAGGCGGCTGTATCTTCTTCATCCCTGGTATTAATTATAGGCACCCCGAAATCAGTTGCTATGGAGACCAGTACCCCTCTAATGGCATTGGGGTGTATCTGCCTGCCCGTGTACAGGTTTTCGCCTTCTATTAAAAGCACGGGTCGGTCATAGGCTTTCGAGAGGTCAGAGATCTGGGAAAAAATATTCCTGCTCTTATCAATAATAGAATCCAGAAAGTCCATATCTGTCTTACGCTCGATAGCCACCTTATCACTTATTACATAATCTCCCACTTCCAGAGTTTTCATGATAACCTGAATCCCTGCTGCTTCTAATGCGCGTGCTACACCTGATCTTATCTCACGGTGGTCCACATAGATCTGCAACACTTTGTCAGGGGACTCCGGGAATTCTTCTGAGAATTCTTCTCTGAATTCTGATATTTGTTTTTGTTTTGCTGCAACACTTTCAGCTTCAGTCGCATCTGTGGTATTATTTGCATCTAGAATATCTGGCTTTTTCACAGCCTGGCCAGGTTTACTGAACTGGCGCATCCGATCGTTCATGTTTTTCTCCTTACGCTGGCTGCTCCAGTAATATGCCTCGTCCTTGGTGCCCTTGGCCATGAGCACCATTACTTTACCAGCATGGGCGCGCCCTGTCCTTCCTTTTCGCTGTATGCTCCTTATCTCAGAGGGTACGGGTTCAAAAAACACCACCAGGTCAGTAGCAGGGATGTCTAAACCCTCCTCAGCCACAGACGTAGCCACCAGGGTGTTATATTCCCCGGATTTGAACTTATCAATGATTTCTACCTGCTGTTTTTGGGTAAGACCTGTATCCTTGTATTTGCTGGCTTGACCCACAAACCTGACAGGCCGTACATTTTCAATCTCTTCCAGACTATTTGTCACCAGTTCTGATGTGTCCCGGTAATTAGTAAATACAATCACCCTGGAATCCGGGTTTTCCTTTAGCTGGTCAGAAACGATCTCCTTCACAGCTTCCAGCTTGGGATGCACAACTTCCATTTCTTTCAATGCATGCATGGCCTGGCGCATATTCACATCATCCATCAGCCTTCGGGATGCTTTGCTTCCGGATTTTGAATTTGCTTCATGTTCCAGGCGTTCAAAATATTTTGCCAGAGCGTCAGGTCCCTGGGTCTCAGCGATCTCCATAGCATGGCTCACCTTGAAGACCTCAGCTACCAGGGACACAGCCTTAAAGACCCTATGATCAGGTCCGCGTATCAGTTTGCCCTGTAATCTTGATTGAAGGTCTAATAGCTCCCGTTTATTTGGATATTTCTGATTAGAATCTACACATCCAAGTTTAGCCAATTGGTCGAGCCTATTATTCAAAACCAGTTCCATAGTTACCTTCAACTCCTGGATTTCAACTGGAACAGTAATCTTCCGCCATTCGAGGTCCCTATAATGAATATAAGGTCTCACATCAGGATCAGTATCGGTCCTGACCTGGACATGGGATATTGAAAGGTTATGGCATACTTCATCGATCTTTTCAGTACTGGATCCCGGACTTGCTGTTATTCCCAGTATCAGCGGGTCTTTTGCCTGTAACTGGTATTTCTCTGCAATGTGGACGTAGGCGTAATGACCTACTGCCCTGTGGGCCTCATCAAAGGTAATATGGACCACATCTTTAAGGTCGATCCTGCGTGAGAGCAGGTCGTTCTCGATCACCTGGGGTGTTGACACAATGATAGTGGACTTTTCCCATAATGCTGTTCTTTTGGAGGGAGGGATGCTGCCTGTGAATACCACAATATCATCCTGGGGAAGGGTCATGACCTTTTTCAAGAATGATGCATGCTGTTCCACCAGAGGCTTGGTCGGGGACAGGATGAGCACCTTCCCCTGTTTCTCATTCAGCCTCTGAGCAATGACCAACAGTGCAATAATGGTTTTTCCCAATCCTGTAGGTAATACCGCGAGCGTGGATTCCTTAAGTGCAGCTGCAGTAAGGTTGATCTGGTACATCCGTTTCTCTACGGTATCGGGTTTTATCAGGGGATGGGTAATAAATTCGGTAAGTTCCTCAGTTGATACCTGTGTTTTTGTTTGAGGTTCCATCTGGGATAATGTATATGCTACCCCCATAAAACGCTATTTATTTAATCAATACTGGAACTTTTGCTTAACATGAAACTTTTCAAAAAGCAGACCCGAATTGCAGTAATGGGAGCCGGGGCCATAGGTTCTGTGATCGGGGGAATGCTTGCCCTTAACGGGCATAAGGTGACCTTGATAGGCCGCAGGTCCCACATGGATCATATCAAGAACCATGGCCTGCACATCAAAGGTATCTGGGGGGATCATTTGGTAAAAGATATAGATAGCACCACTTTTCCTCCCAAGGAATTCCAGGATATTGTGTTCTTAACTGTCAAGTCATTTGATACTGCCTCTGCAGCAAGAGAATCACTTCCAATGGTTGGACCGGATACCATTGTAGTGTCAATGCAGAATGGGCTGGGAAATATCGAAACACTGGCCGGAATTGTGGGCAAAAAAAAAGCCGTAGGAGCAATGGCCATTTTCGGTGCCATCCTGTCCGGACCCGGCTGTGTGGAGGTTACTGTGATCGCATCCGAAGCTTTGGTGGGAGAGATGGACGGTACACTCACCCCAAGAGTAGAGGCCATAGCTCACATGCTGGATTGTGCCGGCATCCCGGCCAGGACTTCTAATAATATCATGCGGGATATCTGGCATAAAGCGCTGTACAATATTGCATTAAATCCCCTGTCAGCCATTTTTCAGGTACCATACGGCCAAATTGCTGATAATCCCCATGCCAGGTGGCTTGTTGAGCAGATGATCTCTGAAGCATTCCAGGTAGCCAGAGCAACAGGCATTGACCTGGGTTTCACTTCACCTGGCGAGTACCTGAACATATTATGGACCAGGCAGCTGCCTCCTACCAGGGAACATAGATCTTCTATGCTGCAGGATATTATGCGTGGCAAGAGGACAGAGATAGATCATATCAACGGGGCGGTGGTGAAGTTGGGGGCTGAACAAGGTATAGAGACGCCTTATAATTGTGCTATTGTCAGGATCGTAAAGGCCAGGGAGGGATTGGTGGAAGTGTAATAAAACTTTCACACAGTTTTAATGATATTTTTATTAGCATAATTTGATGTTCTTCTATCGAGGTGGGAAATGTCACTTTCTACCTCGCAGTAATGTGACATTCAAGAGCAAAGGATATGCAAGGGCGATTGCGTAGTTGAAGAAGGCCTGCCGCAAACCCATAACTGTGGGCTGATCCCAATTACAGTCTGAAACTCTGCATCTCAACATCCGAAATTAGTATGAACGAATTAATTGAAATTAAATGAAACGTTTATCCACTTATTTTTTATTCTTACAATTTGTCATGCAATTGCTTCATTTAAACTAACTTCGCCAGCTGCTATTGGGTGGACGAGTAAAGTTGATTTATGGAATTTTTCCATAATAACATCTATTTTTTCAGAAATTTCAGAAGTAAAGTAAGCCTCATTGCACTCATTGCAAATATACGCAGGTACATCTTTTACAGTAAGGATTTCCTTTTCTACTTTGACGACAAATTCGGTTTTTACTTTAATTAATTTGCCTTTGCAGAAACTACATCTATCTGGTTTAGGCCATGCTTGGTTATATAGCACTATTGCAACTTCCTCACGACTAATTCTTCTATTCGATTTTTAAGTTTGGCATACCTTCTCCGGTGAAGACTTGTCCAAGATGCCCTTCACAATGAGCACAGACCATCTCAGTCCTGATGCCTCCTTATCAGGAACTTTTGTTACAGCCCCCAATATATCATCATCAAAACTGGGCCAGACGCAACTGGATTGAAATATATCCTTTGACCGATATAATATTGCATCACAATACTTACATGCATACACCCCTTTGGAAAAATTTTCATTATATTCCCAGCCTTAGAAGTAGTATAGGATTTTGTGAACTTTTGGGAGCATAAACAAGCTATCCAGTCAAAGATGCCGGATTTCGCTACGCTCAAATCCGATGCATCTTAATGGATGCTCAGGATTAAACTCAAAAATAATTGAATTGGTCTCTTTTTTGAAAAATAGAAAATAAAATTATTGTTCTAATTTTGAAATATCCAAATAATAGCTTAACTTTTCTCTACCTTTTTGGTCTTTCAACGGAGTAAATCCATGTTTTTCATACCAGGTTTGCGCTGAAGGTAAAGTATTCACCGAAAGAAATCTACAGCCAATTTTTTCAGAAAATTCCATCCCAATTCCGCAAATAACATTTAGCATAAATGGCCCAATTCCTTGGTTTTCATAGTCTATATCAACACATAATTGACCAATCTTTATAGAAGGGTAATAATCAATATGTGCATATCCAATCTGATCGTCAGTTTTTATTTTTTTTATTCTTAGACTGTCCATTGATATTGTAAAAAAACCAACCATTTTAGAATTATTGTAAACAATATATGAGACTCCCAATGATTTATTCTGGAAAACCAGAGCATATTCTGTAAAAAAATCTTGGATCTCCTGGGACTTACATTTGAATTGGGATGAATCTACATTGTCATCTAATTTCTTTACAATAAGAGAGGATAAGTCAACGACCATTTTCCTACATTATAAAAAATTCAATTTCTTGACAAGTTCTCGACTACCTTTATAGAACTCTTTAATATCTTCTGAATATTCTAAATTCTCTAGTTCTTTAATAAATTCTAGAGCTCCTATTCCCTTAATCAGTGGTATTGACTTTGGTAATAACGTATCAACAAAACCAGTAGTACTTGTTCTTTGGGTATATTCTGATTTTATTTCCAATATTTTTTCTGATAATTCAACTTCATCATCAACATATCGAGTTGTATCTATTTCTGAATCTTTCACTGAAATGGTTGTTCCTGTTGAATTCAAAAATTGATTTTCAGTTATTTCATAAAACTGACTATTTCCACTAAAAGAGGTGTCAAAATCTCCATTATATACATCAAAGCCTGTATTCATCTAAGATACTTCCCTTTCGAGTTCAATAAACAGATTCTTTATTTTATCTTCTAATTTTGACCAAAATATTTCAACTTCTTCAAGATTAGATTTTCTATACACTAAATCATAAGCATAAAAATTCGGATTAATAATGAATGGGAATACCTTAATGTCAAACCAATTCTGCAATTTTCTAATGTTTTTCCTATTTTTTAAATTAGTTTCATTACAAACTCTAATTTCCATGTTAATTACATTTTCATTATCAAAGAGGTTACTAAAAATCGATTTATTTATTGAATGATATTTATTTAAAGTATCAAGTGGCTGATATTTTCCTTTATACCTTCCTTTGCTTAGTAATTCTAAATATTCAATATCGTTATTAAAATCCACTTCCATTTCAGTTTCAAGTAGTTTTTTTATATTATCCAAATAGGAAGTGACTTCATCAAAATCGTCTCCTTTTATCCCGATTATACCAATTTCTGGATTAAAATTCAACTCACTAGTGCCATCTTTTGTAACATACACTGGTTTAGGTTGTGAAGTAACATGGCCACTATCATCAATATTTACAGCTAGAACATCGGCTTTATAAGTGAATAAATCTTCAATTTTTTTAATGAATAATTTTTCATCAAAAGGATGCGGTGCTAAGAATTTATATGAAATACTTAAATTATCAATGATTAACGACATAGGCATATCCAACGAATTTTTATTCAATGATATATTATTTGTAGTAGCCCCTTATTAACCTTTATTAATATTTGTTTTTTACCAATTCAATTCCTTATTGGATATTTCTCAGTCCCCAACCATGGTAACAATTCCATAGCAACTTGCTGCTCAGAGAACACTCCATTCTGTATTTTAATATCCTGCCTTATCTTCCTTTGATCATGGCTATATAACTTGCGGAATATTTTTGTTTGTATGGAAAAGAAAAGCAATGTCAACATTTACCATAAACACAATCTCAACAACCATAATGGATTTAATACATCGTAATTTAATCCATTACTTATGGAACCTCTCACAAAGGTATCCTTCACGAATCTGGAGAAGGTACTATATCCAGAATTAAAAATAAAAAAATCCCAGCTCATCGAGTATTACATCAGGATCGCTCCCATAATGCTGGAATTCCTCAAAAACAGGGCTGTTGTCCTGAACAGGTTTCCCAATGGAATACATAATGAGGGATTTTATGAAAAATACTCTCCATCAGGCTTGCCATCATGGTTGGAGACCTTCAACACCTATTCAAAGACAGCACAGCGGGAATTGAACTATATCGTATGCAATGAACTGGATACACTTCTTTTTATGGCAAACCTGGCAGCCATTGAGATCAACATCCCCCTTTCAACAATTGATGCGTATGATACCCCTGACCTGGTCTATTTTGACATAGACCCTGAACCTCCAGCCGGATTTGATGATGCTGTGGAGGTGGCCCTGACGATCAAAGAAAAACTGGATGATTTACAGTTCACGTCATTTATCAAGACTTCTGGCAAGAAAGGACTGCACATAGTACTGCCCATTACCGGCGGGTACAATTTCAGGCAGACCTGGGAATTCGTTCATGAATTCGGCAAGCACCTGGCCAGGGAATCAGATATGGTCGTTTCCGAGTTCTCCCAGTCCAGGGACCCGGGAACGGTCTTCATAGATTTTATGCAGAATATCAAAGGCAAGACCATGATAGCACCCTACAGCCTGCGGGCAGAACCACAAGCCACCGTGTCAACACCTCTGGAATGGATCGAACTTAAGAAAGGATTAAGACCAGAGGAGTTCAACATATTTACTGTATTAAAGAGGAATTCCCGTCCCTGGGATGGATTATTTGAACACAGACAGACACTGGATGTGGGGTGAGATGTCAAAGGAAACAGCAAAACCTTCAACAAGGCCGATCTGGAGCGGCAGTATAAGTATCGGGCTGGTCAATGTGCCGGTCAGGCTCTTTACCATGATCCGCGACCAGGCATTTTCCTTCAGGACGTTGCATAACGAGGACGGTCAGCCATTGAAGTATGAAAGGGTCTGCGTTAAGGATAACAAGGTGGTGGAGTGGAAGGATACGGTAAAAGGGTACGAGATCCGGAAGAACGAGTTCGTGGTCATTCTAAAAGAAGAACTGGAAGCCATCAGGCCCGAATCAGATACCAGGATCCGGCTGGATAAATTTGTCAGCCTGCTCTCAATTGATCCCATTTATTTTGAAAAATCCTATATCATGGTCCCTGATAAGAGCGAGGATGCGTATAGCCTGTTAATGACGGTTATCCAGCAACAGGGCAAGGCCGGGATGGGCAGGGTCACAATGAAGACCAAGGAGTATCCGGTAGTGCTGCATGTCTACAACAATGCACTGGTATTGACCACGCTGCGGTATGCCTATGAAGTGGTGGACCCCCAGGATATGGAAGAGCTAAAAGAACTTAAAAAACCCGGGAAGAAAGAGCTTGAGCTGGCTGTGAAGATCATCGAGGACCTGTCCGGGGAATTTGATATTACCGAATACAGGGACGCTTACCGGGACAAACTGGAAGAGCTGATCGAGAAGAAGATGAAGGGTGAAGTAGTGGTGGCAGAAGCACCCAAGCAGGAAGAGGTCAGGGAATTGATGGTCGCCCTTCAGGAAACCATAAAACAACTAGGTAAATGACATCCTATAAACCCATGCTTGCCAGGTCTGCACAAGAACCATTTACGTCCCGGGACTGGATATTTGAGGTCAAATGGGACGGTATACGGGCCATCAGTTATGTCGGTGATGACCTCAGCATTAAAAGCCGGAACCACAAAGAGCTTATCAGTAATTTTCCGGAATTGGAAGAGCTGAGTGAACTGGCTGGCGGTACCGTCCTGGACGGTGAGATCATTATCATGAACGAGGCCCGGGCAGACTTCCAGACCCTTATCGAGAGGAACCAGAAAACGTCAGCAAGGGATATTGAGTACATGGCCAAAAAATACCCGGCCACATATGTTGTCTTTGATATCCTGGAAAAAAACAATCAACCTGTGATCAATGAATCCCTTGTGGAAAGAAAGAGAATATTAAAGGAATCGGTACAGGAAGGAAAATATGTCGTGCTTTCACTCTTTGTTGAAGAGACCGGTGAAACATACTTCCATGCAGCTTTGGAAAAAGGAGTTGAAGGGATAATGGCCAAAAAGAAACAAAGCCCGTATGAGCCAGGGAAAAGAAGCGAAAACTGGCTGAAGATCAAGAAGATCAAAACAAGTGATTGTGTTATCTTCGGGTACACCA
This region of Methanosarcinales archaeon genomic DNA includes:
- a CDS encoding DNA polymerase domain-containing protein, with the protein product MEPLTKVSFTNLEKVLYPELKIKKSQLIEYYIRIAPIMLEFLKNRAVVLNRFPNGIHNEGFYEKYSPSGLPSWLETFNTYSKTAQRELNYIVCNELDTLLFMANLAAIEINIPLSTIDAYDTPDLVYFDIDPEPPAGFDDAVEVALTIKEKLDDLQFTSFIKTSGKKGLHIVLPITGGYNFRQTWEFVHEFGKHLARESDMVVSEFSQSRDPGTVFIDFMQNIKGKTMIAPYSLRAEPQATVSTPLEWIELKKGLRPEEFNIFTVLKRNSRPWDGLFEHRQTLDVG
- a CDS encoding GNAT family N-acetyltransferase, with translation MVVDLSSLIVKKLDDNVDSSQFKCKSQEIQDFFTEYALVFQNKSLGVSYIVYNNSKMVGFFTISMDSLRIKKIKTDDQIGYAHIDYYPSIKIGQLCVDIDYENQGIGPFMLNVICGIGMEFSEKIGCRFLSVNTLPSAQTWYEKHGFTPLKDQKGREKLSYYLDISKLEQ
- a CDS encoding DEAD/DEAH box helicase; amino-acid sequence: MEPQTKTQVSTEELTEFITHPLIKPDTVEKRMYQINLTAAALKESTLAVLPTGLGKTIIALLVIAQRLNEKQGKVLILSPTKPLVEQHASFLKKVMTLPQDDIVVFTGSIPPSKRTALWEKSTIIVSTPQVIENDLLSRRIDLKDVVHITFDEAHRAVGHYAYVHIAEKYQLQAKDPLILGITASPGSSTEKIDEVCHNLSISHVQVRTDTDPDVRPYIHYRDLEWRKITVPVEIQELKVTMELVLNNRLDQLAKLGCVDSNQKYPNKRELLDLQSRLQGKLIRGPDHRVFKAVSLVAEVFKVSHAMEIAETQGPDALAKYFERLEHEANSKSGSKASRRLMDDVNMRQAMHALKEMEVVHPKLEAVKEIVSDQLKENPDSRVIVFTNYRDTSELVTNSLEEIENVRPVRFVGQASKYKDTGLTQKQQVEIIDKFKSGEYNTLVATSVAEEGLDIPATDLVVFFEPVPSEIRSIQRKGRTGRAHAGKVMVLMAKGTKDEAYYWSSQRKEKNMNDRMRQFSKPGQAVKKPDILDANNTTDATEAESVAAKQKQISEFREEFSEEFPESPDKVLQIYVDHREIRSGVARALEAAGIQVIMKTLEVGDYVISDKVAIERKTDMDFLDSIIDKSRNIFSQISDLSKAYDRPVLLIEGENLYTGRQIHPNAIRGVLVSIATDFGVPIINTRDEEDTAAFLYVMVKREQEENNRSISLHGRKTAQTLKEQQEYIISSISNIGPVAARKLLRHFGCVEAIMKADHEQLLEVDSIGPKTAQRIREVVGSQYKG
- a CDS encoding type II toxin-antitoxin system MqsA family antitoxin, which produces MLYNQAWPKPDRCSFCKGKLIKVKTEFVVKVEKEILTVKDVPAYICNECNEAYFTSEISEKIDVIMEKFHKSTLLVHPIAAGEVSLNEAIA
- a CDS encoding Ku protein; translation: MNTDRHWMWGEMSKETAKPSTRPIWSGSISIGLVNVPVRLFTMIRDQAFSFRTLHNEDGQPLKYERVCVKDNKVVEWKDTVKGYEIRKNEFVVILKEELEAIRPESDTRIRLDKFVSLLSIDPIYFEKSYIMVPDKSEDAYSLLMTVIQQQGKAGMGRVTMKTKEYPVVLHVYNNALVLTTLRYAYEVVDPQDMEELKELKKPGKKELELAVKIIEDLSGEFDITEYRDAYRDKLEELIEKKMKGEVVVAEAPKQEEVRELMVALQETIKQLGK
- a CDS encoding 2-dehydropantoate 2-reductase, giving the protein MKLFKKQTRIAVMGAGAIGSVIGGMLALNGHKVTLIGRRSHMDHIKNHGLHIKGIWGDHLVKDIDSTTFPPKEFQDIVFLTVKSFDTASAARESLPMVGPDTIVVSMQNGLGNIETLAGIVGKKKAVGAMAIFGAILSGPGCVEVTVIASEALVGEMDGTLTPRVEAIAHMLDCAGIPARTSNNIMRDIWHKALYNIALNPLSAIFQVPYGQIADNPHARWLVEQMISEAFQVARATGIDLGFTSPGEYLNILWTRQLPPTREHRSSMLQDIMRGKRTEIDHINGAVVKLGAEQGIETPYNCAIVRIVKAREGLVEV